The Flavobacterium johnsoniae genomic sequence GTACTTATTTTTCCATTTTTGCTGAGAAGTTTCTTCAAAAATGCCATTAATTCTTAATTTAAAATCATTAAAAATTCCATTTGAGATGATAAAATTAACAGCTTGTTCGAAAGAATTATAGATGCTTTTGTAAAACAATTCTTTCTTGATGAAATTTTGAGAAGAAAACGTTTGCGCAATTTCAATATTATAAAGCATAATATCTGCCACGACATAAGAATCTACACCAAGCGTCATAAAATGTTTGATTAATTTTTGAGCAACCGATCTTCGCATTTTGGCTTTAGGACGCCATTTTGCTCCAGGTTTTTTTATCGGAAAATATTCGTGAGAAATTTTGACTTTAGCTTCTTGCAATAATTTATCTTCTTTCGGATTAAAAACAAAGTCATAATAGGTCTTTACTGGAGCAAATTTCTCATACAATTCAATCAATTGTTCTTCTAATTGTTCCTTTGTCAATTCGCCTAAATATTTTTTTAAATCTCTTTTACTCATTATCAAAACTTAAGATTACAAAAGTAAATTACTTTCCTGATAAATATCCGAAAAACCAACGATAATCCTTAATTTTGCCTCTATAAAACTTAAAAAATATATACATGCTCAAGATTTTCAAAGTTACTGCCATTTTAGAAGGAATCTCCTATTTAGTATTATTTGCTAATATGTTGATTATCAAAAACAACAATCCTGAACTTTACCATACTTTATTACGTCCGCTTGGAATGACACACGGTGTGTTGTTTATCGGATATATTATTTTAGCTTTTTTATTGAAAAAATCAATGAATTGGGATTTCAAAACTTTTGCAATTATTCTAGTAGCTTCTCTTATTCCGTTTGGAACTTTTTATATCGAGAAAAAATATTTAGAAACTAAAGCAAATGCTTAAGCTTTTGGAGAAAATATTTAACTTTTTATATCCCATTTTTAGAGATTGGGGAATGAGTCGCAACGTGGCGTCTTATACCAGTTTAATCTTTAATATCGCTATTTTAATAGCATTAGCTTACATTATTTATTATGTTGCCAAATTTATTTTGGTGACTTTGACTGCTGTTTTTGCACAGCGCACCAAAACAAAATTTGACGATTATTTAATTCAAAACAAAACAACTAGATACACAGCGTATTTAATTCCGTTTTTCTTTATTTATAAAGCCGTTCCTGTAATTTTAGATAAATACGAATATTGGGAATCAATTTTCGGAAAAATTGTCGGCATTTACATTGTATTGCTTGGATTATGGATTGTTAGAACCGTTTTTAATTCGTTACGCGATTATTTAAAACAAAAACCAGAATACAGCGACAAACCAATCGATAGCTTCGTTCAGGTTATTATGATCGTGCTTTGGATTTTTGGAGTTGCAATGATTATATCTACTCTGTTCGGAATCAAAAAAGGCGAATTATTAACTATTTTAGGAACACTTTCTGCAATTATTATTTTGATTTTCAGAGATACGATTCTAGGGTTTGTTTCGAGTGTTCAGGTTGCCATAAACGATATGGTTCGAATTGGCGACTGGATTACAATGGACAAATTTGGAGCCGATGGAGATGTAATCGAAATCAATTTAACGACTGTAAAAGTTCGAAATTTTGATAATACGATTACCACAATTCCAACTTATGCTTTAAGTTCTGATTCGTTTCAGAACTGGCGCGGAATGCAAAAATCAGACGGAAGACGTATCAAAAGGCATGTTTTAATAAAAAGCAGTACAATTCGTTTTCTAAATGACGAAGATTTGCATCAATTAAGAAAAGTTCAGTTAATTACTTCTTATATTGACAGCAGACAAGCTGAAATCGAGAAATACAATGATCTAAGAGGAATTGATAAAACGCTTTCGCTAAATGGTCGAAATATGACAAACTTAGGTTTGTTTAGAAAATATATAATGCAATATTTAACAGATCATCCTGGATTGAACAAAAATATGCATATTATGTGCAGACAATTGCAATCTACAGCGCACGGAGTTCCGTTAGAAATTTATGTTTTTTCGAGTGACAAACGTTGGGCAAATTACGAATATATCATGGCTGATATTTTCGATCACGTCATGGCTTCAGTAAGATATTTCGATTTGGAAATCTTTGAATTGCCTTCAACATTGAATTAGTTTTTATGTTTCAAGTTTCAGGTTTAACCGCAAAGAACGCTAAGAATTACGCAAGGTTCGCAAAGTTTTTTCCAAAGCTTTGCAAACTTTGTGTTTTTACAAAATCTCGTATATCAAAAAACCTTGCGTTCTTTGCGTTAAAAATTCAACACATTTTATGTAAAACCTGAAACTTGAAACAAAAAAACTATTTTGTCACTTCTTCAAAAACAAATTCAGAGTTATTGTATTCAATTGGAACTTCTGGAACAAAACAAGGAAGATTAAAATAAGTTCCAATAACTCCCTTTCCTAAAAACAGTTTATTATCTTTCTTTAAAAGAGCAATTGGAACTCTTTTCCAGTTTCCTCCAAAGGAAATAAAATAATAATCCCCTCTTAAAGTATCTCCTCTTAAGTCGCCTCTTACATCTCCAGAATCTTTACCGTATCCGTAACGAGAAATTTCATAACGCCCGTAGAAACGTTTGTTATTAATGTGAATATCAAAAACAGCCGTATCTTTATTATTTACTGCCTGATATATTTTATGATTGTATTTTTCTTTATTTTCTTTCGAATTGCAAGAAACTATTAATAAACAGAGAAATAGAAATAATCGCATATTTTATTTTTGTAAAAAAACAAAAATAGGTTTTTATCATGGGATTATTTCGCTAACTTTAAGAAAAACTAAAAACATAAAAACATGGAAGATAGAGACACTTTTTTAAAAGAATTCAGAGGCGAGACTTTAGGAACTGTAAGTGCTCAATCTTCTCCAGATGAGATCTTTCAAAACCAGACCATCAGACCGATTTTAAAACTGCAAAATGATTTGTTTATCGCAGTTTTTATAAATTATGTAAATAAAAACAAACCCGATTTTTATTCTTATTCTGTAGAGAAAAAACTTCAAACGATCGAAAATTCGATTCAAAAGGACATTAAATTTCGAAACTCTTTAAAAGGAATTGTGATGGCGCTTTTTACGGTTGAAGAATACAATACTTATATTCAGAATTCTTCTGACTTAAATAAACGAATGATGAATTTGTTAATTGACCGATTGAAAAATCAAGTGCAGTTGTTTGAAGTGGAGTCTGATTTGAAATAAATATTCTAAAATGAAATTTAGTTTAGATTTTACAACAGGTTACGGTCAATTTTACTTGAATGATAAAGATGAAGGAGATACAGGTTCTCCGGATTTTTGGACAAACGAAGCCTTTAACGATAAACTTGCTGTAGAAAAAGGAATTTTAGGTATTTCTCTTGAAAATAGTGAAGGAATTGTCAAAGCTGAACTTGAAATTTTAAGTTCCAAAAGTCCAATTTTAGATTTTACTGATTTCGATCATGTTGTAGAAGCAAGTTTAGAAATAAATACAGGTTTCTTGCAAATAAATGATTGTCCATTTTCTCTTCTTGTTTTAGAAGAAAAAATCGAAAAAGCCAATTATAGGGTTCGGGTTTATTATAAAAATTTAGAAACTGCGTACAACGAAAATCCTGAAGACTTCTATAAAATAGAAATGTGGAAAGATTCTTTTTCGGAAAGAACTGTTCTAAAAAGATTCGAAAATTAAAAGTTTTGATATAAAAAAGAAGGTTTGACTTTAAAAATCAAACCTTCTTTTTTTATAAAATCTAAAGAAAATCTACTCTTCAGAAAGCATCAATTCTTTGATATATTTTACTGGAGCGCTTCCAAAGCTTAAGAATTTCTCATGAAACTTTTTCAAGTTAAACTTATCTCCCTCCTTTTTCTTTAATTCTTCTCTTAAATTATAGATTTCAGTATAACCTGTAAAATAAGAACACAATTGAACTTGAGATAAAGTAGCGCGTTTCCATTTTCCGTCTGCCTCAGCTTGTTGCTGAAAAGCTTCTTTTGTTAGAAGTTTAATGGCATCTTCTTTTGACATTTCTTTTGTATGAACACTAATGTCCAAAATAGTATTACAAGTAGTTCTAAGATT encodes the following:
- a CDS encoding DUF6155 family protein translates to MSKRDLKKYLGELTKEQLEEQLIELYEKFAPVKTYYDFVFNPKEDKLLQEAKVKISHEYFPIKKPGAKWRPKAKMRRSVAQKLIKHFMTLGVDSYVVADIMLYNIEIAQTFSSQNFIKKELFYKSIYNSFEQAVNFIISNGIFNDFKLRINGIFEETSQQKWKNKYDFEAILDKIDY
- a CDS encoding DUF3817 domain-containing protein, with the translated sequence MLKIFKVTAILEGISYLVLFANMLIIKNNNPELYHTLLRPLGMTHGVLFIGYIILAFLLKKSMNWDFKTFAIILVASLIPFGTFYIEKKYLETKANA
- a CDS encoding mechanosensitive ion channel family protein, which gives rise to MLKLLEKIFNFLYPIFRDWGMSRNVASYTSLIFNIAILIALAYIIYYVAKFILVTLTAVFAQRTKTKFDDYLIQNKTTRYTAYLIPFFFIYKAVPVILDKYEYWESIFGKIVGIYIVLLGLWIVRTVFNSLRDYLKQKPEYSDKPIDSFVQVIMIVLWIFGVAMIISTLFGIKKGELLTILGTLSAIIILIFRDTILGFVSSVQVAINDMVRIGDWITMDKFGADGDVIEINLTTVKVRNFDNTITTIPTYALSSDSFQNWRGMQKSDGRRIKRHVLIKSSTIRFLNDEDLHQLRKVQLITSYIDSRQAEIEKYNDLRGIDKTLSLNGRNMTNLGLFRKYIMQYLTDHPGLNKNMHIMCRQLQSTAHGVPLEIYVFSSDKRWANYEYIMADIFDHVMASVRYFDLEIFELPSTLN
- a CDS encoding glyoxalase yields the protein MEDRDTFLKEFRGETLGTVSAQSSPDEIFQNQTIRPILKLQNDLFIAVFINYVNKNKPDFYSYSVEKKLQTIENSIQKDIKFRNSLKGIVMALFTVEEYNTYIQNSSDLNKRMMNLLIDRLKNQVQLFEVESDLK